The following DNA comes from Ignavibacteria bacterium.
GTTATAGATTTTATTGACTTGCAAGACGAGCGCAATCAGAAAAGAGTACTCGACGAACTGCGGAAAGAATTACGAAAAGACCGCGCAAAAACTACGGTGCTTCCAATGTCGGAATTTGGCATTTGCGAGATGACACGGCAACGTATTCGTCAAAGCGTGCTTCATTCGTTTTCGGAACCGTGTCCACTTTGTCAAGGAGTTGGCATCGTTATATCCAAAGCAACGGTTTCCAATAATATTGAGCGATGGATTCGCAGGTATAAAGCGGATAACCGTGGATTCAAACGATTTATTCTTGAAGTAAATCCGGTCGTTTCAGAATTTCTGCATCATGGTTTACCGAGCAGAGTTCTGCAAATGATGTTGAAATACCGCGTGCATATCAAAGTTGAACCAACGGAAAAACTTGCTCAACACGATTTTCATATTCTTCTAACAAAAAACAGAGAGAATATCACTTCTAAATACGATAACAATTAACAAGAAATTTTTTATGAAACTTTTTCTCGATACGGCGAACGTTCAGGAAATTCGCGATGCTGCAAGTATGGGAATCCTTGACGGCGTTACTACTAATCCCAGTCTCGTTGCAAAAGAGCAACGTTCATTTACTGAAATGTTGAAAGAAATATGCTCCATTGTTAAAGGAGATGTGAGCGCAGAAGTAACTGCAATGGATGCCGATGGAATGGTAAATGAAGGACGCGAACTTGCAAAAATTGCTGATAATATTATCATCAAAGTTCCGCTCATTAAAGAAGGACTTATCGCAGTGCAAAAGTTTAAAGCGGAAAGAATTCGATGCAACGTTACGTTATGTTTTTCTCCAAGTCAAGCATTACTTGCAGCAAAAGCGGGAGCATACATCATTTCTCCATTTGTCGGACGGCTTGATGATATCAGTGAAGACGGAATGAATTTGATTGAACACATTATTCAGATATACAACAACTATGAATTCGAAACGCAAGTGCTTGTTGCAAGTTGTCGTCATCCGTTGCATGTTGTTCATTCTGCGTTGATTGGCGCACATATTGCAACGATTCCTTATAAAGTATTCGAACAACTCATTCATCATCCGCTTACGGATATTGGAATCAAAAAGTTTTTGGATGACTGGAAGAAAGCGAAATCGTGATTGTGGTTCGTTTATCAAAATGAAAACAACTTCTTTCAATAGCATTCACAAACATCTCGGCGCAAAGTTCGTCGAATTTGCGGAATACGAAATGCCGGTTTCGTACACGAGCATCATTCAGGAACACAACGTTGTTCGAAATTCCGTTGGTGTGTTCGATGTTTCGCACATGGGAGAAATCGAAGTGCGCGGAAACGATGCATTTGCTTTCGTCAATTATGTTACGACAAATGATGTTACCAAACTTGAAAGAGGAAAAGTACAGTACTCCGCGATGTGCTACGACAACGGTGGAATTATTGACGATTTACTTGTGTATCATTGCCACGATTACATTCAACTTGTGGTAAATGCATCGAACAAAGACAAAGATTTTGATTGGCTGAAATCGAACGCAAGGAATTTTTCTGTTGAACTCATAGATAGAAGCGATGAAATCTCTCTCCTTGCAATTCAAGGAAAAAATTCTCTTGCAACGCTGCAAAAAATTTCTCCTGTTGATTTGTCGCAACTGAAATATTATACATTTACGTACGGAAAAATTGCCGGCGTTGATGCGTTGATTTCTCGCACCGGTTACACAGGCGAACTCGGTTTCGAAATATATTTTTCTGCAAACGAAAACGATTCCGAAAAATTGTGGAATGCAATGTTCGACGCAGGAGACGAATTTAGAATTCAGCCGTGTGGACTTGGCGCGCGCGATTCGTTACGATTGGAAATGGGATTTTGTTTATATGGAAACGATATTGATAAAACAACAACACCACTCGAAGCATCGCTTGGTTGGATTACAAAATTGAACAAAGAAAACTTCATCGGAAAAAATATTTTATTGCAACAACAACATCACGGCTTAAAACGAAAACTTGTCGGTTTTGTTTTGGAAAATGATAAAGCGATTCCACGACAACATTATGCAATTCATTCCAACGGAAAGCAGAGCGGCGAAGTAACCAGCGGAACAATGTCGCCAACACTGAACAAAGGAATCGGATTAGGATATGTTGCAACAGAACATCTCGCAATTGGAAATTCGATTGATGTTCTGATTCGCAACAAACAAGAGAAAGCAACGATTGTGAAATTACCCTTTGTTTCAATTCAACTTTAAAAATGAAAGATTCTAAATCGTCTTCACGGTTTTCAGAATGTTATGCATTTTTACTTTTTCATTTTGCATTTTTCGTGGTCGTATGAAAGTTGACATCTATTTCTTTCCGCAAAACATCGAAGAACTTCTTCTGAAAGAAAAAACAATTGTTGTTATTGACGTGCTTCGCGCAAGCACAAGTATTGCAACCGCAATTTACAACAGCGCAAAAGAAGTTGTTCCCGTTACCACCGTTGCCGAAGCAGGAAAAATTGCCGCAAATACTGGCGGAAGTGTTATTCTCGGCGGCGAACGTAACGGCGTCAAGATCGAAGGCTTTCATCTCGGCAATTCTCCTTCGGAATATTCGGAAGAAAAAGTGAAAAACAAAACCGTTGTGTTCACTTCAACCAACGGCGCGGTTGCGTTGGTGAAAACGAAATTCGCGAAATATTCTATCGTCGGAAGTTTTGTGAATGTTTCACTCGTTGCAGATTTTCTGTTGCAGCAAAATCAGGATTTTATGATTATTTGCGCGGGAAAGCAACACGCATTTTGCATTGAAGATACGGTATGCGCAGGAATGATTATCCGCAAAGTTGCTGATGCTGCGCCCATTGAGCCAACCGATGCTGCCGTTGCCGCACTTGCATTGTATGAAAATTTCGGTCATAGTATTTTAGAAATGTTGCAAAACTCCGAACATGGTTTATTCTTGAAAGAAATCGGTTGTGAAAACGACTTAGAAATTTGTTCTGCTGTTGATTCTCTTCCCGTTCTTCCTATGTATGCTAACAATGCAATTCACGCGTGGAAAATGGAGAACAATCCGATGTTAACATAACGAATCGCAAGATTTATTGATTCTTATTCAAAATGGGAAGTTCACTTTTTGCTCGAAAAGAATTTTCAATTTCTCAAAAATTATGGTTTCGCAAGTGCTTGAACAAAGCGCAAAACTTTCTGCACAAGGCGTAATCATTATGCCGATTTCTCCGCCGCTGTATTTCGTTCCCAAAACTGTTGATGAATACGTAAATGGTTTTGTCGAAAAAGTATTGCACGTTATCGGCGTGCGAAGTGGAAAAGGATGGAGAAGCGAGGAGATGGAGTAATGGAGAAATGAAATTGAAAATTTTAAGGTGAGAAAGAAAAAATTATGACTCGAAGAGAAGAAATAAGAAACAAAGCGATTGAGTTTTTAAAATCAACATCATCAGGAATTCGTTATTCAGAACTTGTGAAAAAACTACAAGATGAGTTTCAAAGTTTTCCTGTAAATACAATTCAAGGAAGTATTTGGAATTTGGATACGCTTTTTCCTGAAAGAGTATATAAACCATCACGTGGTTATTTTCGACACACCGATTTCATAAAAATAGAAGTTCATATAGAAGAAAGAACTGCTAACAAAAAAATATCTAAAATAAAAGAAGAAGAATTTTATGAACCGTTTGCAGAATGGTTAGTTAATGAATTGGAGGAGTGTACAAAAGCGATAGCGATTGGAGGAAATAAATTCAAAGATAAATGGGGAACACCTGATGTAATTGGGATTCGAGAACCGCGCAAGAGTGATATAATAAAACCACCAACTGAAATAATTTCGGTAGAAATAAAAGTCGATTCATCAAGTTTGATTACCGCGTTTGGTCAAGCATGTTCTTACAAATTATTCAGTCACAAATCATACATCGTTGTGCCTAATAATTCTCCGGAAGAAGATATTGCTCGCCTCGATGCACTTGGAAGAAGTTTTGGAATTGGTTTAATACTGTTTGATAATGAACATCCCAAAAACCCTGAGTTTGAAATCAGAGTTCGTGCGACAAAACATGAGCCTGATATGTTTTATGTGAACAAGTGCATGAAAATAGTTGAAGACGAATTGTTTTCATAATAAACTATGACCGCTAAATCTTTCTACAACACTATCAGCAACAGCAAGCGAGATTTTCTGCAATTGATTATTTAAACTATGCTTCACCAAAACAAACTAACGCAACTTTCCCAAAAGATTGTTGAAACCATTCACCCGGAAAAAATAATTCTCTTCGGTTCGTATGCGTATGGAGTTCCAAAAGAAACAAGCGATGTTGATATTCTTGTCGTTGTAAAAAACAGCAATCAACCGCGCTACAAACGTGCAAGAGAAATCAGAAAAAAACTTTGGGGATTAACGAGTATTCCGAAAGATATTTTAGTTTATACAGAAAGTGAAATCGAGGAATGGAAAAATGTAAAAGAAGCATTTATCACCACCGCTTTTGAACAAGGAAAAATTCTCTATGAAAACAAGACAAGAATTAGTTGAAGGTTGGCTCGACAAAGCGGAAAGAGATTTTGCAACCGCTCAGCAACTTCTCTCACAAGAAAATGTGATAACGGAAAATGTTTGTTTTCACAGTCAGCAAGCAGTCGAAAAATTTTTGAAAGCGTATTTAGTTTTTCTTGGAGTTGCATTTCCTAAAACTCACGAGATTGGAGAACTGATTACTCTCTGCGAACAATACGATGATGAAATTGAAAAGCTAAAAATTGATGCTGATACATTGACCGATTACGCAGTTGAAATCCGCTATCCCGACGTTTACTATGTACCAACAATCGAAGAAGCAAAAGAATCAATTTCAATTGCAGCAAAAGTAAAAGAACTTATTTTGAAAAGAATAGGGAAATGACCGCTAAATCTTTCTACAACACTATCAGCAACAGCAAGCGGGATTTTTTGCAAGAATTTGTTGAACTTCTTGAAGCAAAGAAAATTCCTTTCTGTGTCATCGGCGGACTTGCTGTAAATGCGTACGCTGAGCCAATTGTAAGTTTGGATTTGGATGTAATTGTTGCTATGAGTTTTACCAGTGAATTGCTTTCTTCATTTCCGAAAGATTGGAAAGTAAAAACTGAAAAACATAGCATCAACATTTCGGTAACTGATTCTGATTTACGAATTCAAATTCAACGCGATGAACGTTATCAAGAATTTGTAAAACGAGCAGCGAAAAAAAATGTTCTTGGTTATAAACTTCCCGTTGCTTCAATCGAAGATGTATTGCAAGGAAAACTTTGGGCGTACTCTGATAATGAGCGACGACAAAGCAAACGCCAAAAAGATTTAGCAGATATTATTCGCCTCGTCGAAGTAAAAGAGGAATTGAAAAATTTACTTCCGAAAGAATTACTAGAAAAGATTTCTCTGTGAAACTTTGTGTTCTCCGTGTCTTAGTGGTAAAAATTTTAAACCAACTACATACTTGCCTCCATTTCAAACTCTCTCCGATTTTCTTTTCTATCTTGAACGCAACGGCGAATTAAAACGCATTTCCGTTGACGTTGACCCCGTTTTAGAAACAACCGAAATTTCAATGCGCGCATTGAAAGAAGGAAAGCAAGCGATTCTTTTTGAGCGATGTGTCGGCGCAAAATTTCCAATGGCGATGAATATGTATTCTTCCGAAAAAAGAATCGAACTCGCACTGGGAAAACATCCCGAACAACTTGGCGAAGAGTTAATTCGTTTTCTCGAACAAGTTATGCCACCAACGTTGAAAGCACTGCTCGACAACAAACCAATCGTCAAACGTTTTCTTTCAGCGCGACCGAAAAAAGTTACAAATGGAGTTTCGCAAGAAATAATTTCACAACCGAAGTTAAGCGATTTACCGATTCAAAAATGCTGGGAGTTTGACGGCGGAAAATTTATTACCTACGGACAAATTTTTACATACGACCCGCGCAACAACAAACGCAACGTTGGTGTGTATCGTATGCATGTGTTCGATGATGCGACAACGGGAATGCACTGGCAAATTCAAAAAGGCGGAGGATTTCATTATTATCAGGCGCAAAAGTTACAACAACATTTCCCGCTTGCAGTAGCAATTGGAACTGAACCGGCAATGTTACTTGCAACGATTGCCGCATTACCCGAAGGAATTGACGAAGTAATGTTTGCGGGATTTTTGCGCAACGCTCGTTATCCGATGACGCGAGCAAAATCAATTCCGCTCGACGTTCCCGCCAATTCAGAATTTATTTTGGAGGGATTTGTTCCGCTCGATGAAACGCGGCTCGAAGGTCCGTTCGGCGACCATTTCGGACATTATTCAAACGCGGCGAACTTTCCAGTTTTCAACATCAAAACCATCACACACAAACGTAACGCAATTTATCCCGGCATCGTTGTTGGCAAACCGCCGATGGAAGATAAATTTCTTGGCGATGCAACACAGCAAATTCTTTCGCCGCTCATTAAACTCATTCACAAAGAAATTACCGCGATGTGGGCGTATTATGAAGCGGGATTTCACAATTTGCTTGTTGTTGCCGTTGCACAGCGTTATCAAAAAGAAGCGATGAAAGCCGCGCTCGGCATTATGGGAACTGATCAACTTTCTCTGACGAAATGTATTATCACCGTTTCGGAAAATGTTGACGTGAAAAATTGGAACGCAGTGCTGCGTGAAATAAAAAATAATTTCGATGCGCATTTTGATTTTGTTATGATTCCGAAAGTTCCGCTCGATACGTTAGATTTTTCTTCCTACAAAATGAATTTGGGAAGCAAGATGATTATTGATGCGACGAGAAGGCAGAGAGCAGAGAGCGTAGAGCATAGAGCAAGGGACGAGGAGCAAGGAGAAAGAAATCTGAAATCTGTAATCAGTAATCTGAAATCATTTGATAACAGAATTTTGCAAACGAATTTGATTGATGAAACGTTGTTGCTTGTAAAAGTTGATTCAAAGATTGATTTCACATACACAAACCACGAATCACGAACCACGAATCACGAAACAACGATTGGAAAACAAGTAATTGAAAAACTTCTCCAACACAATGAATTGAAAGCCTTGAAAATGACTGCTGTGGTTAGCGAAGATGTAGATATTTTCGATAAGGAGAGTTATATTTGGGGTGTCTTTACACGATTTGATTGCGAGCGCGACGTGCTTTTCTCTGAGCAAAAACTTGTCGGCATTTCTCCCGTGTATAATGGCACGATGTTTATTGATGCAACGTGGAAAACCGGTTATCCCGCGCCGCTGAAAATGAATGATGAAATTGTGAAGCGCGTGGATGCAAAGTGGGAGAGGATGTGGAAATGATTATCGAAGACATTTTCAAAAATGAAGTTGAAATAACACAAGAACGTTGGAAACATTCTTGCCGACAACATCCGGA
Coding sequences within:
- the fsa gene encoding fructose-6-phosphate aldolase, whose protein sequence is MKLFLDTANVQEIRDAASMGILDGVTTNPSLVAKEQRSFTEMLKEICSIVKGDVSAEVTAMDADGMVNEGRELAKIADNIIIKVPLIKEGLIAVQKFKAERIRCNVTLCFSPSQALLAAKAGAYIISPFVGRLDDISEDGMNLIEHIIQIYNNYEFETQVLVASCRHPLHVVHSALIGAHIATIPYKVFEQLIHHPLTDIGIKKFLDDWKKAKS
- the gcvT gene encoding glycine cleavage system aminomethyltransferase GcvT, whose translation is MKTTSFNSIHKHLGAKFVEFAEYEMPVSYTSIIQEHNVVRNSVGVFDVSHMGEIEVRGNDAFAFVNYVTTNDVTKLERGKVQYSAMCYDNGGIIDDLLVYHCHDYIQLVVNASNKDKDFDWLKSNARNFSVELIDRSDEISLLAIQGKNSLATLQKISPVDLSQLKYYTFTYGKIAGVDALISRTGYTGELGFEIYFSANENDSEKLWNAMFDAGDEFRIQPCGLGARDSLRLEMGFCLYGNDIDKTTTPLEASLGWITKLNKENFIGKNILLQQQHHGLKRKLVGFVLENDKAIPRQHYAIHSNGKQSGEVTSGTMSPTLNKGIGLGYVATEHLAIGNSIDVLIRNKQEKATIVKLPFVSIQL
- a CDS encoding 2-phosphosulfolactate phosphatase, with amino-acid sequence MLCIFTFSFCIFRGRMKVDIYFFPQNIEELLLKEKTIVVIDVLRASTSIATAIYNSAKEVVPVTTVAEAGKIAANTGGSVILGGERNGVKIEGFHLGNSPSEYSEEKVKNKTVVFTSTNGAVALVKTKFAKYSIVGSFVNVSLVADFLLQQNQDFMIICAGKQHAFCIEDTVCAGMIIRKVADAAPIEPTDAAVAALALYENFGHSILEMLQNSEHGLFLKEIGCENDLEICSAVDSLPVLPMYANNAIHAWKMENNPMLT
- a CDS encoding nucleotidyltransferase domain-containing protein, whose product is MLHQNKLTQLSQKIVETIHPEKIILFGSYAYGVPKETSDVDILVVVKNSNQPRYKRAREIRKKLWGLTSIPKDILVYTESEIEEWKNVKEAFITTAFEQGKILYENKTRIS
- a CDS encoding HEPN domain-containing protein; its protein translation is MKTRQELVEGWLDKAERDFATAQQLLSQENVITENVCFHSQQAVEKFLKAYLVFLGVAFPKTHEIGELITLCEQYDDEIEKLKIDADTLTDYAVEIRYPDVYYVPTIEEAKESISIAAKVKELILKRIGK
- a CDS encoding UbiD family decarboxylase, translated to MCSPCLSGKNFKPTTYLPPFQTLSDFLFYLERNGELKRISVDVDPVLETTEISMRALKEGKQAILFERCVGAKFPMAMNMYSSEKRIELALGKHPEQLGEELIRFLEQVMPPTLKALLDNKPIVKRFLSARPKKVTNGVSQEIISQPKLSDLPIQKCWEFDGGKFITYGQIFTYDPRNNKRNVGVYRMHVFDDATTGMHWQIQKGGGFHYYQAQKLQQHFPLAVAIGTEPAMLLATIAALPEGIDEVMFAGFLRNARYPMTRAKSIPLDVPANSEFILEGFVPLDETRLEGPFGDHFGHYSNAANFPVFNIKTITHKRNAIYPGIVVGKPPMEDKFLGDATQQILSPLIKLIHKEITAMWAYYEAGFHNLLVVAVAQRYQKEAMKAALGIMGTDQLSLTKCIITVSENVDVKNWNAVLREIKNNFDAHFDFVMIPKVPLDTLDFSSYKMNLGSKMIIDATRRQRAESVEHRARDEEQGERNLKSVISNLKSFDNRILQTNLIDETLLLVKVDSKIDFTYTNHESRTTNHETTIGKQVIEKLLQHNELKALKMTAVVSEDVDIFDKESYIWGVFTRFDCERDVLFSEQKLVGISPVYNGTMFIDATWKTGYPAPLKMNDEIVKRVDAKWERMWK